One segment of Streptomyces sp. NBC_01463 DNA contains the following:
- a CDS encoding TetR/AcrR family transcriptional regulator, producing the protein MRKKQQTEQQAKRPLRADTERTVRTILEAAERVLATNPAATMEQFARAAGVARTTVHRRFATREALLDDLTGWAARQFAAAVDSARPDAAPPLVALYQVTANVLRVKTDWSFAMNRAAEDTHPEAARIHAEVRATCVDLFRRAQEAGVLRPDIELDWTRRVYYALIHEAAKEGAGGGDTDALATRVVDTLLRGAGTPAGLAGQTGI; encoded by the coding sequence GTGCGGAAGAAGCAGCAAACGGAACAGCAGGCGAAACGGCCCCTGCGGGCCGACACCGAACGGACCGTGCGGACGATCCTGGAGGCGGCCGAGCGCGTCCTGGCCACCAACCCGGCGGCGACCATGGAACAGTTCGCCCGGGCCGCCGGTGTCGCCCGGACCACGGTCCACCGCCGGTTCGCCACGCGTGAGGCACTCCTGGACGACCTCACCGGCTGGGCCGCCCGGCAGTTCGCGGCCGCCGTCGACAGTGCCCGGCCGGACGCCGCACCGCCGCTGGTCGCCCTCTACCAGGTCACGGCCAACGTCCTCCGCGTGAAGACCGACTGGTCGTTCGCCATGAACCGCGCGGCCGAGGACACCCACCCCGAGGCGGCCCGCATCCACGCCGAGGTCCGAGCCACCTGCGTAGACCTCTTCCGTCGCGCCCAGGAAGCGGGCGTGCTGCGCCCCGACATCGAACTCGACTGGACCCGGCGCGTCTACTACGCCCTCATCCACGAGGCCGCCAAGGAGGGAGCGGGAGGCGGTGACACGGACGCGCTCGCTACCCGGGTCGTGGACACGCTGTTGCGGGGCGCCGGGACTCCCGCCGGACTCGCCGGGCAGACCGGAATCTGA